TTGTCCGGGTAACACCTAAGCAACTCCCGAATTAGAAATTTTGGTACAACGACACCATAAGCAATGGACCGGTTTCGATGAGCCCTTCAACCTCACGCACGTACGTCAAGTCCATACGCGTGAAGTGGTCGAAATTATCATTCTTAGAAAACAATAAGTACGCGTATCATGACTTTGATGTGTGATGGTCCGATGTTCTTTCACAAAATAACTGGAGGTTTGATATAAACGCTCGCCTGTGTATGCTCGCCCAATCTACTCTGCCCTTTTTCCCTACCTTGTGATGATCCATAACGTTCAAGTAGATTTTTATATCTTAGATTCGCCATATGAAAATATTTCCATTCATTAGAGATTAAATCGTTCaaataaaatgaactttaaaGAACGGTTTATAAAGGAAGTTGGTAGGACGCTTACGGATGGATGATAAAGATATCAGAATCAAGTGAGTTTGTTTTTTAATATGAACATGTGGTAGGAGAAATttcagatgaacggtctagaatATTAAGTAGATGGGGCAGAAGAGCAAGTTTGCGAAGATGCGAGCTTGCACGTACCACACTTCCGACTCGGAACTGTTACGATCTGATGACGAGACCGAAACGAAGCATTCCGCGTTATGATAtatacgtctctctctctctctctctctctctccccctctctctctctcatggcctCTTGCTTGGAAACCGCTTCCCTTGTCTACAAAAACTGCCTTGAAAAGCCATTCTTCTCTCATTCCCTCTAATAAAAAACCGTCTAGCTCTTAAAAAACACAAAATGGCGTTTCCTTCTGTTTTCTTACTCTTcattttctccctttctctctgcaaccgagtcgactcggagcCGACTGAGGACAAACAGGCTCTTCTGTCATTCCTCAACCAGACACCCCACGAGAACCGTCTGCAATGGAACTCATCTGACTCCGCCTGCAACTGGGTCGGCGTGTTTTGCGACTTGAATCGCTCATTCGTCTATTCTCTACGTCTCCCCGGCATCGGCCTCGTGGGTCAGATTCCGGCCGGCACACTAGGCCGGCTCACCCAGCTCCGCGTCCTCAGCCTCCGTTCCAATCGCCTCTCAGGCCCCCTTCCAGCTGACTTCTCTGGTCTCAAGCTTCTTCGCAACCTCTACCTTCAGAACAATGTCTTCTCCGGCGAATTCCCTCCGAGTCTGACAGGGTTAACCCGTCTGAACAGGTTGGACCTCTCCTTCAACAACTTCACCGGAAAAATACCCTCTTCCGTGAGCAATCTGACCAGACTCGCCCGCCTCTTCTTACAAAACAACAGCTTCTCCGGCAATCTCCCTTCCATCAATCTCACGAGCTTACAACAATTCAATGTCTCAAATAACAATCTCAGTGGTTCAATTCCGATAACCCTTCAACGATTCGACAAGTCGTCGTTCGCTGGAAACATTAATCTCTGTGGCAGGCCATTGATTCCCTGCAACCCATCACCCCCACCGCCAGCTCCGTCTCCAGCTTCGAATCCCCCACAAAACCCAAATCAGAAATCCTCCAAAAAGCTCTCGAAAGCGGCGATCATCGCAATATCGGCCTCTGCGGGCGGAGTGgcaattcttcttcttttgggtctTATTCTCTTCCTCTGTTTTAGGCGGCATTGGCGTCGGCAACGGCCTGCAAAACCTCCAAAGGAGATTGCTGAAAGATCAGCAGCAGGGGTGGTGCCGGACACCGGCACTTCATCGTCGAAAGACGAGAGCGGGGTGAGTGGAGGATTGGCGGAGAGGAACAAACTAGTGTTTTTCGATGGTGGGACTCGTAGCTTTGATCTGGAGGATCTGTTGCGGGCGTCGGCCGAGGTTTTAGGGAAAGGGAGTATGGGAACTTCGTATAAGGCGGTTTTGGAGGAAGGGACGATGGTTGTTGTGAAGAGATTGAAGGAGGTTATTGCTGGGAAGAGGGAATTTGAATTGCAGATGGAAATGTTGGGGAAGGTGCATCACGAGAATTTGGTGCAGCTGAGAGCATTTTACTTTTCCAAGGACGAGAAGTTGCTGGTTTTCGATTTCATGGAAGTAGGAAGCTTGTCTTCTCTTCTACATGGTATGTTTGAATTCGATTCTTGTGTtgaactctctctttctctctctctgtttctggtTTGAAGTTGCAGTCATGGAAATtccgtttttttaaaaaaaaaaattaaaaataatggcCGTTTTCAGTGATGAAATTAGATACATTTACGCGTTTTCAATCAGAGAGAGGCAGTTTTTCAACATCCTACCTGTAGATTCCGTACGTGTGGGGCCCAATGGGAGTGATCGAGGCCCCGAAAATCTTGCGATTGGAAGATCCTGTCCTTTCCATCTTTGGACGGTAAAGTTTTAGGAATTTCCAGTTTCTtgtagatttttgggccatggtggtggagcccacctaaccAGTAGGTTCATATGTAACTCGAAAGAACTAAtccataccgttgaaaaattcttttcAACGGTACATATTCAAGTGTACACACTCcagtgtgtggcccacataagataGACGGTTTCTTTCATCAATCTGTCTCTACCTTCCAGGTCCCATATGGCCCTTAGGAGCTCCCACTATACCCTGATTTTTCCATCTTTCTACTAAAAATATAAAACTACCCTTTGAAAGCAGTTTTGTCTGCCTTGACATTGTCTTAAAGGGCTAACGCCTTTGCGTTACACTTCCACATCGGATTCCTCTTTGAATAGGATGGAAACCTATTCCGAAAATGACACTCGGCCGAGTATGAAAGCCAGCCTTTGTTTTTAGGTTCGAGGACACTTCAATCgatctatctggaccgtccattcactccAACCTACTTTTGAGGGATCACCACTTAAAAAATCATACCAAGTGAATGGCCCTAGGTCTCCTTAACAGGATGCTCAAGCAATCGAAGGCAGGATTACTGAATGGATGATTCTGGACATTGAATTTTTATATACACTGGAACTAAATCAATGGTCCTGATTAATTGATCGGACTCCGTTCGTTTCCAAGTCCAATTGTGCCCAACCATGCCATTGGCTGAGGATTGAAGAAGTGCTTTCTCGTTATCCATTTGGTGTTTTCCTCCTAAGTGGTGTACAGTATGCTCGAGCTTTCAGTTGTGCAAGCGGGGGCTAATGTTCgactgatccggaccgttggaTTGATAAAACCCACTTCCAATGGGTCCTAGACTAAAAGTTGCATTGATTGGAAATTCTTACCTACCAATTCAGACCGTTGTTATACGTCTCTGTTCCGGGTCCTAATTGAAAGGTTGGGATTATTTCATTGGCTAGAGTTATAGTATATGATCACTGGGTCCCATCAGACCAACGATCTGGATCAGTAACTCATGGTGGTCCCTACTTGTTGAGCTATATATCCTCTTGTAGAGGATTGCAttctttctcaatttttttttgggaaaaagtAGGGCGGGCTGTCAACGGACAACGTAGTCTCGAAGTGCCTTCGGGCTTGGCTTGTATTGGGCCGGGTTTGAGAGGTCTATTAGGCTCGACACTCGAGCTCCAGCTAATTGGGCCGAATCGGGCTTAGCGTCCAAATGCCAATAAACCCGGCCCGTCTTGATAGGCCTTTTTAAGCCtagtatcatttttttttcttttttctttctctcaCTCATTTGGCACACCAAAGTATCACTATTCACAGAGATACTCAGGGCTCGGGCTTGGGCGGACTCGCGTCGAGCTTTGTGTAAATGTCCCGGGCCGAATCGGGCTGGATATTTCAGCCCGTCACGGGCTAGGCTGAATGTCCGGCGGGCTTAGACAGAAGTCGGCCCATTAGAGCCCTAGTAAAAAGTGTTCCGTTTCCCTTTCTACCTGTCCACAAGTCTTCCCGCGTCATTTCTAAAATACGCGTGGGGCGGATCTCTGCTTTTGTCCGCACACGCCGGACCACTTAGCGGGGCCCCGCTACTTTGAACCTGATCCACTGATGATTTTGAAATTTCAATTTCCCTACAGGCAGCAAGGGCGCTGGCCGTACACCCCTTGACTGGGCCCACAGGCTAAAGATCGCCATCGCGGCAGGCCAGGGCCTGGCCCACCTCCACGTATCGAGGAAGATGGTGCACGGTAACCTCAAGTCCTCCAACATCCTCCTCGCCCCAGGTCTGCAATCCGCCCGGCTCTCAGACTACGGCCTTCACACCCTCTGTGGCACCCCCACGCCTCCCAACCGCGTTCCAGGCTATCGTGCGCCGGAGCTCGTCGACACCCGCAAGTCCACCTTCAAGTCCGACGTCTACAGCTTCGGCGTCCTGCTGCTGGAGCTTCTGACTGGGAAGGCCCCCACGCTCGCCATAATCGGGGAGGATGGGTTCGATCTGCCGCGATGGGTTCAGTCGGTGGTCCGCGAGGAATGGACGGCCGAGGTTTTTGATGTGGAGCTTGTGCGGGAGGGGCCGTTGGTGGAGGAGGAGATGGTGCAGGCTCTCCAGATTGCGTTGACCTGCACGTCCACCGTACCGGATCAAAGACCTGCTATCCAGGAGGTGGTGCGCAGGATAGAGGAAATCAGCCACGTGGAAGCTGATGTGGGGAAGGATAAGTCGACGACCGAGCATCCGTCGGAAGGATCCGAATCTCACGCGCGGCCACAAACGGAGTCGAGTACAGTCTAGAAGGGGACGGAAGATTGAGGTGGCTGTCGATAAATTGCGCTGGGGTGCGTACCGTACGGCAGCTAgggtttcatttttttaatttaatagaTTTGGATTGTTTGGATGGAAGATCCATGATTTAGTTTGTTGGATTCAGTTGTCCCTTTTCCAGTTTCCTATTGTATTTCGCTCGGGACAGAGGCATTCTTGGACAGTCCATCAGTCTATCTGGATCAGACATGGTCACcgttaaaaacaaaacaaaaggaaaaaaaaatcatacgaTGTTTCTAACAATCTGTCTTATCAACGGCGTTAAAGTGGACGGACACGATTATTTTAGAAATAAAGCGGATTGTGTATTGCCTATGATTCTAGGTAATCCTTTTAATCAGGCAATCTAACCATCAGACTCCATAGCATGGAAAATGAGCGGTTGTAGAAAGAATTGCTAACTTTTGTATGGATGGGATTTAGTGCATTGTTTGCTTGCTGGCGCAACGAGTTTGGGCTGGGCCTAATTGACGATTTCAGTTGATTTATAGGTTCATGTGTCTGTCCCAACGCCAAATGatgaatggacggtcctgattgataTATGAACCCCCATCACGTGCTAGGAAGTTCATAGCGTGGCCAT
This region of Magnolia sinica isolate HGM2019 chromosome 1, MsV1, whole genome shotgun sequence genomic DNA includes:
- the LOC131255393 gene encoding probable inactive receptor kinase At2g26730, which encodes MAFPSVFLLFIFSLSLCNRVDSEPTEDKQALLSFLNQTPHENRLQWNSSDSACNWVGVFCDLNRSFVYSLRLPGIGLVGQIPAGTLGRLTQLRVLSLRSNRLSGPLPADFSGLKLLRNLYLQNNVFSGEFPPSLTGLTRLNRLDLSFNNFTGKIPSSVSNLTRLARLFLQNNSFSGNLPSINLTSLQQFNVSNNNLSGSIPITLQRFDKSSFAGNINLCGRPLIPCNPSPPPPAPSPASNPPQNPNQKSSKKLSKAAIIAISASAGGVAILLLLGLILFLCFRRHWRRQRPAKPPKEIAERSAAGVVPDTGTSSSKDESGVSGGLAERNKLVFFDGGTRSFDLEDLLRASAEVLGKGSMGTSYKAVLEEGTMVVVKRLKEVIAGKREFELQMEMLGKVHHENLVQLRAFYFSKDEKLLVFDFMEVGSLSSLLHGSKGAGRTPLDWAHRLKIAIAAGQGLAHLHVSRKMVHGNLKSSNILLAPGLQSARLSDYGLHTLCGTPTPPNRVPGYRAPELVDTRKSTFKSDVYSFGVLLLELLTGKAPTLAIIGEDGFDLPRWVQSVVREEWTAEVFDVELVREGPLVEEEMVQALQIALTCTSTVPDQRPAIQEVVRRIEEISHVEADVGKDKSTTEHPSEGSESHARPQTESSTV